The nucleotide sequence ATCTCCCATTTCTCGGTCATGACCAAGGATAACGGCTGTCTGTTTGCGGGTGGTCCTCCTATGGTGAAACAAGCCATCGGCCTGGAAATCGACAAATTTGCGCTGGGGGGTGCCGATGTTCACACACGCAGTTCCGGCCTGATCGATAACGAGGTGGCAAACGAAGATGAGGCGTTGCTTGCAATCAAGCGGATGCTGGAATTCTTGCCTGATAACGTTTCGAGTTATCCCGCCATCAAGCGTGACTGGGCGGCAGGTGATCAGGAGCGCCTCCTGAGCATCGTCTCGCCAAGTCTCAGGCGTGCCTTTGATGCGCACGCAATGATCAATTGTATCGTCGATGAAGGCAGCTTTTTTGAAGTTGCGCCGAACTATGGCCGTTCACTGCGTACAGGCTTTGCGCGAATCGAGGGGCACACGGTGGGAATCCTCGCGTCGGACTGCCGCTTCATGGCCGGTTCGCTGGACGTTCCTTCATCATTGAAACAGCAGAAGTTTGTCGAATTGTGTGATCGATTCCATGTACCCATCACGTATTTCGTCGACGTCCCCGGCTTCTTGGTCGGGCCTAAATCGGAAGAGGCCGGGGTGCTCAAATTTGGCGCCTTGGCGCTGCGAGCCATCCAGCAGGCGAAGGTCCCTGTCTACACCATCCAGGTTCGTCGCTCATTCGGTTTGGGCGGTGTGGCGACAGGCAGCCGCAACCCTATGAGTGTCAGGCTCGCCTGGCCGAGCGCGGCTTGGGGCGACATGCCGATCGAAGGGGGTGTCGAGGCGGCGTTCCGAGCAGAGCTGGACGCCGTCAAGCCCGAAGAGCGCGCAGAGCTTAAAGAAGCGCTCACCAAACGTTTCGAAGCGCAGACCTCCATCTGGCGAACGGTAGAAAACTTCGGCGTCGAGGAGATGATTGATCCCCGGGACACCCGTAACTATCTTGCGCGGTTGGTTAGCCTGGCCTATCGAGTCCCGCTCAACTCGTCTCAAGTTTGACGGAGTCCGTGATGGCGACGATATCTGCATTAGCGACGCCCCGCGGGGCACTGACGAGGTTGGCATTGCTGGCGCCACCTTTATTGATCATGTTCTTCTCGCTGGCATGGCCGCTTGCAAACGTTCTTCTTCGAAGTTTCAACGAGAAGGGCAAGGCGGCCTTTGAAGGAACGTTGTATCTGGGGAATTATCTCGCGCTCGTTCAGGATGAACTGTTGCGCCAGGTGGTTATGCAAAGCTTGAACCTGGCGATTCTGTCCACCACGATCACCATTCTGCTGGCCTTTCCAGCGGCGTACATTATTTCAAGATTGTCCAAGCGATTGTCTTCCTTGATGATGGTGCTGATATTGATGCCTTTCTGGGTTTCAATCATCGTCAGGTTGTTCGCTTTTACAACAATTCTGGGTAATGAGGGGATAGTCAACTCCATTGCCGGGGCAATGGGGGTAGGGCCATTTCCACTTCTTTATAATACATTTGCGACTGTGACCGGGATGGTGGCTTATCTTTTGCCCTATATGATCCTGATCTTGATTTCTGCGATGAGTTCTATAGACACCTCGCTGTTGACCGCCGCGCGCACCATGGGTGCGTCGGAACGACGGGTGTTCGCCGATATTTACTTTCCGCAAGTCAAGCCGGCATTGTTAGGCGGCGGCGTTATCGTATTTGTGCTTTCCCTTGGGTTTTTCTTGACGCCTTCCATTTTGGGCGGCCCCCAAGACATTACCATTCCGGTATTCATCCAGCAGCAGGTTCAGGTTTATCAGTGGGGGAAAGCTGCCTCCATGGGAATTGTTCTTCTGATCGCTTCAGTTATCGGCTACATGGTTGCATTGCGAATCGGCGGCAAGGGTATGCTTTCACCTGTACAGCAGGGTTCCAGAGGCGCTACTGCAAGGGATCCGTTGCAGCTTACCCCGGTAACCATGATGTGCCTGTTTGTCCTATGTATGGACGTCATCCTGTTAATTTTGCCATTACTGGTCGTGATACCGACGTCTGTAACGGAAACTACGCAGATCCACTTTCCACCTGTCGGCTTCAGCCTTAAATGGTTTGAAGAGGTGTTTACTTCCGATATCTGGATGGAGTCGTTTTTCAAGAGTGTGCGCGTTGCGTTCATGACCGCTCTCTGTGCGACTGTCTGCGGTTTGGCGTTGGCACGGGTGGGAACGCAAACGGCTTCTCGCATGCTTCAAACAACCATACAAGTGGTAGCGATAGCTCCGCTCATTGTGCCCGTCATACTATTGGGTATCGGTATTTATGACGTTCAAAGCAGAACAGGTTTGATCGGTACGGACATGGGGCTGGTGATTGCCCATACGATTCTTTGCATGCCGCTGACCTTCCTGGTTCTAGGGAATGCAATTTCGAGAGTGGATATATCGCTTGAACAGGCAGCCTGGACAATGGGGGCCGGTAATGCACGCGCTTTTTTCTCGATCGTTATTCCGGGCGTATTCACCGCGATTCTGGGCTCTCTCATTATTTCGTTTGTGACGTCTTGGGACGAAGCCGTATTGGCAATGTTTCAGACAGATATTGATAAAACGTTGCCTGTAACAATTTATTCCTACCTGAAGAGCGGCATTACACCCGCCGTGTCTGCGGTAGCAACCATTGTGACATTGCCTGTTCTTCTCATCGCGGCCTACATCGCAATCAAGGCAGTTACAGGTGCCCGCCGTATTTAATGAGTTGGAGAAAGAAGATGCCGATTGAAAAATTTCCCAGCGGTACTTCCAGTATCGTAGGCGCTTTTGAGTCGCCTCGGCGCAAGGCGCCAGGGATACATCCCTATCAGATTCATGCCGAGGTCATTGCGGGCGCCCTGGATGACGCAGGGTTGACCCTGGACGACGTCGATGGCTTCGCCACCGCAGCAACCTTTCCCGCAGAGGCGGGCTGGCAGCTCAGTGCGGTGGAGATTGCCGAGTACGTGGGCATCAAGCCCTCCTGGGTCTGCAGCACCGATATTGGTGGGGCTGCCCCGTTGAGTCATGTAGGCAATGCTGTGGCTGCAATCCAGGCAGGACTTTGTGAGGTGGTAGTCATCAGCTATGCCTCGTCAGGAAGATCGTGGCCGCTTCCTGCGACGGACTTCAATACCGGACAGACTGGACCGGGACAATTCGAAGTGCCCTACGGCATGTCCACCATTTCGGCCTACGCATTGGCAGCCACACGGTATATGCATGCTTATGGCGTTCGTCCGGAACAACTTGCCCAGGTTGCGGTGCAGGCCCGTGCGAATGCGAGTCTCAACCCGCACGCCATGTATCGGGATCCGATCACCGTTGACGATGTGATGTCGTCGGCCATGATTTCCACTCCTTTGCGCAAACTTGATTGCTGTGTCGTGTCGGACTCCGGCGGCGCGATTGTCGTTACCTCACGCCAAAGAGCACAAGACACACGCAATGGCGGGCCCACCGTCCTGGGATTCGGCGAGGCCATCAGTCACGGTCAAATGAATCAAATGGCCGATCTGACAACCACCTGCGCAGAGCACTCCGGACGACGGGCTTTCGCCAGCGCAGGTTTGCGTCCGGAGGATATTCGAGTCGCCCAGCTTTACGATTCCTTCACCATCACGGTGGCGCTTACCCTGGAGGCGCTTGGCTTTGTAGGCCGAGGAGAAGCGGGCGCTTTCATCGCAGAAGGTGGTATCAGCCCAACCGGACGTCTCCCGATCAACACCGATGGTGGTGGACTCTCGTCCAACCACTCCGGCCGTCGCGGCATGTACGCAGTTATCGAAGCTGTTCGCCAACTTCGTGGAGAGAGCCCAGGCGTGCAGATTGACGCCCCGGAGTTCTGCCTTGTTAACGGTACGGGCGGCTGGCTATCTGCCGCTGCGACACTGATTCTTGGGAGTAATCGATAATGAACCTCACTGATGTCATGCCGGTTCAAGATGCAAACTCTTCAGTCTGGTTTGAGGCTGCGAGCAACGAAAAACTCCTGCTTCAGCGCGACCCACTGACGGGTAAGAGCCAATTTTATCCTCGTGCACACGTCATGGGCGCGCCCGAGCGGACACCTGAATGGTTCGAAGCTTCAGGCAGGGGGACGCTGTATTCGTATTCAGTCGTGCATCGCTCCATACATCCTCAATTTACCGGTATGACACCATTTGTCATTGCTTTGGTGGATCTGGAAGAGGGTGTGCGTGTTACCACATGGATCGTCGATGTTCCGGTCGAACGGTTGCGCTGTGATATGGATGTAAAAGTCGTCTTTCGTGACATTCACAAAGACCTGAAACTGCCATGTTTCACCGAGGCTTAAATGGAAATCACTTTTGACGCTATTGAAGTTGGTTCCGTCTATCAGTCAGCGGGTCGAACGATTACAGAAGCAGATATCGTAAACTTTGCGGGGCTTAGCGGGGATTTCAATCCTCTTCATATGGATGAAGAGTGGGTGCGAGAGAATACCAACTTTCCTTCGCGCATTGCCCACGGGTTGCTCATTCATTCGGTGGGCGAAGGCTTGGCTTGTCAGGAACTGGGTTCCTGGAAAATTCTTGCCTTTCTGGAAACTCAACGTCGAATGATTCGGCCAGTCACTCCTGGCGATCGTATCTGCCAGCACTACACGGTTAAGTTAAAAACGCCAAGCTCCAAAGACCCGGCTCGAGGTGTCGTTCAGGTGGACGTTGTCATTCTTAACCAGAAAGGAGAGCCGGTGCAGGAAGGTTACAACAAGTACTTGATTGGAGGCGGTGAGTGATGCGCGGACTTAATGGGAAAATTATCGTTGTCACCGGAGCCGCTCAAGGTATCGGCCGTGCTACTGCGTTACGGTTGCATGAGGAAGGCGCTAAAGTCGTAGTCGCCGATCGCAATAAAGCTGGAGCGGACTCGGTTGTATCCGAAATCGCTGGACAAGGTGGGGAGGCTTTCGCGGTTGACTTGGATGTGGGAAGTCGCCAGAGCTGGGAAAGCGCAGTTGGCGCTATCGTGGCGACCTATGGGCATATCGACGGGTTGGTGAATAATGCCGGTATTACTCGCGATAGCTCATTGCTGAAGATGACTGACGAGGATTGGGAACTGGTCATTGATGTCAACCTGCGGGGTGCCTGGTTAGGTTGCCAGGTGGCAGTGCCTCATCTCAAGGAGAAAGGTGGTGCCATAGTGAATCTTTCTTCTGAGTCGCGCTGGGGTGCGTTTGGCCAGTCTAATTACTCGGCAGCCAAATCTGGTTTGGTGGGGCTGACCAGAACATTGGCACTTGAACTTGCTCGCTATGGTATCCGAGCGAACGCCGTTGCCCCCGGCACCACGATGACCCCAATGATCGAAGCCGTTCCGGAAAATGTGAGAAAGGACTGGTTGCCTGGTATTCCGCTTCGCCGAGAGGCTGATCCTTCGGAAATTGCGTCGTCCATTGTGTTTTTGCTATCTGATGATGCGAGTTACATTACCGGACAAGTCCTTGGGGTAAACGGCGGGTCGGCGCTTTAACGCCTGTTCGAGGCAAGTCCGGATACGCTGTATTTAGTAACGATTTAAGCTGACTATTGGGTGAGCTTTGATCGAGGCTTGCAGGTTCTTAATTAAGTGAAAAATCGAAACGCGGATACTTTTCGCCGCGATCGACTGTGGGCGAAATCAACGTTATCAAAGGGGCGGCGATGAGCAACAAAGCGATTCATATCTTTGTACGAAGCCCCCCGTGCATTTGCATTGAATAGACAATTGTTTACTCCGGCTCATGGGCTGAATGTAGCTCTATCAATCGCTGTTAATGGAATTCGTAAATGAAACGTTCCTTATGGTTGGAGGAAATTGCCTCCGAGCTGACTCCGCTGCCTGCCTTGGAAGGCAATCTGTCCGTGGATGTCGCCATCGTCGGCGGTGGCTTCGTTGGGCTTTGGACAGCCTTGCAGTTGCTGGAAAAAGATCCGGCTTGCCGGATTGCGATCATCGACCAGGATATCTGTGGTGGCGGCGCCTCCGGTCGCAATGGGGGCTTCGTCATGTCCTGGTGGCCGAAGATCAGTTCGCTGTCGGCCCAATGCGGCAAGGACGAGGCGGTGCGCCTGGCGCGCGCCTCGGCGGCGGCCATCGGTGAGATCGAGGCGTTCTGCGCGGCCCACGGGATCGACGCTCATTTTCGTCGCGCCGGCTGGCTGTGGACGGCCACCAGCGATGCTCAGCGGGGTGCGTGGAACGATGTCCTGCAGACCTGCCAGCGACTTGGCGAAGCGGTGTACATGCCGTTGTCCAATCGCGAAGTCGCCCGTCGAACCGGCTCGCCGATGCATCTGGAAGGCGTGCTGGAGATCAGCAACGCCACCGTGCAACCGGCACGCTTGGTGCGCGGCCTGCGGCGTGTGGCGTTAGAGAAGGGCATCAAGATCTTCGAGAACACCCCCATGATTGGCCTGGAACGTGGCAAGCCTGCGGTGTTGCAGGTGCCGAAGGGGCGGATTGTTGCGCAGAGTGTCGTGCTGGCCAACAACGCGTGGGCGGCGGCGATCCCGGAGCTGCGCCGCACGATCCTGCCGGTGACCAGCACGATTGTCGCGACCGCGCCGATTCCCGATCGCCTGGAGTCGATTGGCTGGACAGGCGGCGAGGCCATTACCGATTCGCAATTGATGGTCGACTACTACCGCACCACCCAGGACGGGCGAATCGCGTTCGGCAAGGGCACCGGGATGATCAGCTACGGCAGCCGGGTGGATGCCAGCTACGACGATAACCCGCAACTCAGCCAGGACACCGAGCAGGATTTCCGACGCACTTATCCGCATCTCAGTGACGTACCGGTTACGCATGCTTGGTGCGGTCCCATCGACCGGACGTTCGATAGCCTTCCGGTGTTTGGTCATTTGGAGGGCGCTCCGAACATCGTGTACGGCATTGGCTGGAGCGGCAATGGCGTGGGGCCGAGCCGTCTGGGCGGCCGCATTCTCGCCAGCCTGGCGCTGGGGCTGGATGACGAATGGAGCCACTGTGGGTTGGTCGGGCGCAAGCCGAAGCTGTTTCCCCCGGAGCCGTTTCGATATGTCGGCGGGTTGATGGTGCGCAGTGCGGTGCAGCGTAAGGAAGCGGCCGAAGCGGACAATCGCAGCCCTGCCTGGCTGGACCGTGCACTCGCTGGCCTGGCGCCGGCGGGATTGGAAGACAAGAACCTATAAACCAAGGAGACCGTTATGCCGCAACCGATTGTGTTGGCGAGTACCGCCGATCTTGCCCTGCCTGCCGCTGTCCCGGTACGCGAACCCATCGACAGTCCCGTGGCGAGCACCGCTACCCATGCCGTGGAGGGACCGGACGGCCTGCTGACCGGTGTCTGGGAGTGTTCACCGGGACGCTGGCGTCGCCAGGTGCTGGCGCGTGAGTTCAGTCATTTCGTTGCCGGTCACTGTGTTTTCATTCCGGACGAAGGCGAGCCCATCGAGCTGCGGGCCGGCGATGCGGTGTTGTTCCCGGCGAACTGTCACGGCGTCTGGGACATCCGCGAAACCGTGCGCAAGAGTTTCGTGATCATGCCGTGAGTCCGGCAACCGGGATGCCTTCATCCGTTTGGTGGAGGCTCTTGTACGGACGTATGAGCGCTGGCGTTCAAATCATTGTTCAGCCTAATTGTCGGGCACTGCCCTGGTCTTCAAAACTGGACGTCGGCGTACCGGGTCAGCGACCAAGCTCGCACCCGGCGCTGCCTCCCCGCGTGGGAGGCTTTCCAGGCTCATCGGAGACAATAACAATGCAGAAAATCCTGAGTACCACACTCACACTGGCCCTGGGCTGTGCCGCCGCCATGCAAGCGCATGCCGACCTGACCGTTGTGTCCCACGGTGGTGCCAACAAGGTCGCGCAGGTCAAGGCCTTCTACGAGCCTTACATGCAGAAGACCGGCAGTCGTATCGTTGCCGATGAATTCAACGGTGAAATGGCGAAAATCAAGGTGCAGGTCGATACCGGCAGCGTCTCCTGGGATGTTGTCGAGATGGAAATGCCCGAGCTGGCCCGCGCGTGTGA is from Pseudomonas sp. B21-056 and encodes:
- a CDS encoding Zn-ribbon domain-containing OB-fold protein, which gives rise to MNLTDVMPVQDANSSVWFEAASNEKLLLQRDPLTGKSQFYPRAHVMGAPERTPEWFEASGRGTLYSYSVVHRSIHPQFTGMTPFVIALVDLEEGVRVTTWIVDVPVERLRCDMDVKVVFRDIHKDLKLPCFTEA
- a CDS encoding SDR family NAD(P)-dependent oxidoreductase; protein product: MRGLNGKIIVVTGAAQGIGRATALRLHEEGAKVVVADRNKAGADSVVSEIAGQGGEAFAVDLDVGSRQSWESAVGAIVATYGHIDGLVNNAGITRDSSLLKMTDEDWELVIDVNLRGAWLGCQVAVPHLKEKGGAIVNLSSESRWGAFGQSNYSAAKSGLVGLTRTLALELARYGIRANAVAPGTTMTPMIEAVPENVRKDWLPGIPLRREADPSEIASSIVFLLSDDASYITGQVLGVNGGSAL
- a CDS encoding acyl-CoA carboxylase subunit beta, which translates into the protein MSLTPHPEWESLLEEFNRRREIALAGSGPERIAREHRYGRSTARERILKLADAETFVEFGTFVVTPTSDGSPLASTFVCGICEIDGRPVAVGAEDYSVEGGGTGVHLARYKGGWGGFIEEFAFGYQIPLIMLINGVGGSVILQDAIGYPELQSANPTFPMFDLLHKVPVLAAVLGPTAGSSAARAHISHFSVMTKDNGCLFAGGPPMVKQAIGLEIDKFALGGADVHTRSSGLIDNEVANEDEALLAIKRMLEFLPDNVSSYPAIKRDWAAGDQERLLSIVSPSLRRAFDAHAMINCIVDEGSFFEVAPNYGRSLRTGFARIEGHTVGILASDCRFMAGSLDVPSSLKQQKFVELCDRFHVPITYFVDVPGFLVGPKSEEAGVLKFGALALRAIQQAKVPVYTIQVRRSFGLGGVATGSRNPMSVRLAWPSAAWGDMPIEGGVEAAFRAELDAVKPEERAELKEALTKRFEAQTSIWRTVENFGVEEMIDPRDTRNYLARLVSLAYRVPLNSSQV
- a CDS encoding MaoC family dehydratase, which codes for MEITFDAIEVGSVYQSAGRTITEADIVNFAGLSGDFNPLHMDEEWVRENTNFPSRIAHGLLIHSVGEGLACQELGSWKILAFLETQRRMIRPVTPGDRICQHYTVKLKTPSSKDPARGVVQVDVVILNQKGEPVQEGYNKYLIGGGE
- a CDS encoding NAD(P)/FAD-dependent oxidoreductase, which codes for MKRSLWLEEIASELTPLPALEGNLSVDVAIVGGGFVGLWTALQLLEKDPACRIAIIDQDICGGGASGRNGGFVMSWWPKISSLSAQCGKDEAVRLARASAAAIGEIEAFCAAHGIDAHFRRAGWLWTATSDAQRGAWNDVLQTCQRLGEAVYMPLSNREVARRTGSPMHLEGVLEISNATVQPARLVRGLRRVALEKGIKIFENTPMIGLERGKPAVLQVPKGRIVAQSVVLANNAWAAAIPELRRTILPVTSTIVATAPIPDRLESIGWTGGEAITDSQLMVDYYRTTQDGRIAFGKGTGMISYGSRVDASYDDNPQLSQDTEQDFRRTYPHLSDVPVTHAWCGPIDRTFDSLPVFGHLEGAPNIVYGIGWSGNGVGPSRLGGRILASLALGLDDEWSHCGLVGRKPKLFPPEPFRYVGGLMVRSAVQRKEAAEADNRSPAWLDRALAGLAPAGLEDKNL
- a CDS encoding ABC transporter permease subunit, whose protein sequence is MATISALATPRGALTRLALLAPPLLIMFFSLAWPLANVLLRSFNEKGKAAFEGTLYLGNYLALVQDELLRQVVMQSLNLAILSTTITILLAFPAAYIISRLSKRLSSLMMVLILMPFWVSIIVRLFAFTTILGNEGIVNSIAGAMGVGPFPLLYNTFATVTGMVAYLLPYMILILISAMSSIDTSLLTAARTMGASERRVFADIYFPQVKPALLGGGVIVFVLSLGFFLTPSILGGPQDITIPVFIQQQVQVYQWGKAASMGIVLLIASVIGYMVALRIGGKGMLSPVQQGSRGATARDPLQLTPVTMMCLFVLCMDVILLILPLLVVIPTSVTETTQIHFPPVGFSLKWFEEVFTSDIWMESFFKSVRVAFMTALCATVCGLALARVGTQTASRMLQTTIQVVAIAPLIVPVILLGIGIYDVQSRTGLIGTDMGLVIAHTILCMPLTFLVLGNAISRVDISLEQAAWTMGAGNARAFFSIVIPGVFTAILGSLIISFVTSWDEAVLAMFQTDIDKTLPVTIYSYLKSGITPAVSAVATIVTLPVLLIAAYIAIKAVTGARRI
- a CDS encoding thiolase C-terminal domain-containing protein — encoded protein: MPIEKFPSGTSSIVGAFESPRRKAPGIHPYQIHAEVIAGALDDAGLTLDDVDGFATAATFPAEAGWQLSAVEIAEYVGIKPSWVCSTDIGGAAPLSHVGNAVAAIQAGLCEVVVISYASSGRSWPLPATDFNTGQTGPGQFEVPYGMSTISAYALAATRYMHAYGVRPEQLAQVAVQARANASLNPHAMYRDPITVDDVMSSAMISTPLRKLDCCVVSDSGGAIVVTSRQRAQDTRNGGPTVLGFGEAISHGQMNQMADLTTTCAEHSGRRAFASAGLRPEDIRVAQLYDSFTITVALTLEALGFVGRGEAGAFIAEGGISPTGRLPINTDGGGLSSNHSGRRGMYAVIEAVRQLRGESPGVQIDAPEFCLVNGTGGWLSAAATLILGSNR
- a CDS encoding cupin domain-containing protein, with the translated sequence MPQPIVLASTADLALPAAVPVREPIDSPVASTATHAVEGPDGLLTGVWECSPGRWRRQVLAREFSHFVAGHCVFIPDEGEPIELRAGDAVLFPANCHGVWDIRETVRKSFVIMP